In Bdellovibrionales bacterium, the sequence CTTTCCAAAAGGCGACAGAGAGCAAGTGAATTTTCAAAGAACCCAACCGGAACTGCATTCAAAGCCCAGACTCTCGCCACAAAAACCTTAATACTCACAATACGCTTCGATCACCTACCAATTGGGGTAAGGTCAAAGTGCGGTTTCCCAAGTTCTGTGTCGGCAATTTTACGACGATAGCACTGAGCACTTTTACAAGCATCTCTTCCCACAGCTTCAAAGACGCCTCCTCTGAAATACGTCCGGCCGCGCCACCGACTGGCTTTGTCAGCAATCTGTGTACATTCCCCGACCGTCCTTTTCATCCATGTCATAAGTGAGTGTCCATCCCTGTTGAAGAAGAGTTAGAGTTGGTTCCCTGCTGACAGTCAGGAGGCGCAGAAGATTGCGCGGAAACATCTTCGCGTCCTGCAAAATCAATCGTCCTCCAGCCTGGAATCAAGCCAGCTGCTTGAATCAAATACTTCTCGCACTTTCGAACTAACCCCAAACATTTTCATTCGCACCACGGACACCGCTCGATCACCAGGCTGTGGCAACGAACGAGCATCGGCCTGATAGCTTCGGCATTAAAACCATATCTTGCAATCACTCCGTTCAGATATCCTACAATGAGAGGTGAAATATCAAAGAAGACATAATGATTCTCAGGGAGAAGATCGACAAATAATCTGTCGGCCATTCCAATACCGCTGCCTATGTCCCAATACTCACCATCGAGTTTTCCAACTTGTTTCAATCCCTCCTGCCTAGATTGGAAGAATATGGGTCGCTCTTGTCTGAATCCGTAGCTAAAACCGAGTTCATGAAGATAGGTGCGAATCGCAAAATCACCCTCTCCCTCAAGACTCAATACTTTAAGGAGCGCAGTAAACTTTGACGGACTTTTATTATAAATAGCTGCTACCACGAGGCCAAATTCATCTGGTTTTTCAGCCAGAAATTGGTGCATGACGTGGATCAAGGAGTGCGTGTCGGCTGTACCAGGAGTGCTCTCCTTAAGGAATGCAACCAATTTAGGAACCTTGAGCGCAATTTCCAACAATCCATCTAGCTCCTGATCGCTAGCGGGTCGCGCCTCCTTTTCTCTTAATCTTAACCAGGCAACTGGCTCTACAGGTACTGTAAAAATATCCTCATATCGTAGGCTGGAATTTAGAATCGATTTGATTCCATGGATAATATCGGCTGCGTTCCGCTCTAAATGATCAGATCGACGTCTCTCCCCATGGCCCCCTTGATTTTCACTTGACCCTCCCGGGCCTTTCGAGTCTTCAAGTAAAGCCCGGGCGCAGGTCGGTCCTGACTGACCAGGCTCCAAAAGAAGATTAAGTTCAGTGAGAACGGAAGCATATGCAAATGAACCAGAAATCAAGAAGGGGCCTAAGGCCAACGGAAGTCCAACATGAATCCATCGTAATATCCTAGTCATATCACGACCCCATGTGCAATCTTAAGGCCAAGTATCGTCAATCCTCTTTTCCTTCTCGCAGATTTGCTTTGCTTCGCTTGACATTTTGCCTCCATACTTTGAGTCTTTAACAGGGGGATTTATGGATAAAATCGGTTTTGCGGCTGTTGCACTTTTTTTATGTTCATTTGCTTTCGCTGGTGAAGGTTTGACGGTCGTTAAGAAATCTGGCCAAGTTCGCTACAATCAAAAGGAAGTCAAAGCAGGTGAATTCTTACCTCTTGGAGGATTGATGGAGGTCGGCAGCACTGATGAGTCATTTGTCGATCTCACATATCCCGAAGGGCATCGCCTTCGGTTAAAGAAAAATACAAAGGTGAACTTGATTGCCTTAGGTACAAAAAATGCGAGTCAAATTGATATCACCATCGGGCAAGTATTTGCCTATTTTGTGAAGGACAAAAAGGCAGAAAATATTCAGATAAAAACCAAGTCTGCTGTAGTAGGCGTACGCGGGACAAAATTTTTGGTCGAGGCCAGTGAAGAAAAAGGTACCTACGTTTGTGTTTGCGAAGGTGTGGTCAATGTGCGAGGGGTCGGAGACCACTCTAAAGACGGAGAGCGGACAGTAAAAGCAAATCAAGATCTTTGGGCACGACCAGGTAAGTCCATGGGGATTCCTATCGATTCGCCCGATATGTCTAAAATGACCACTGCCGAATTCGCCGATATGGGCGTACAGTAAACTCTCCAATTAATTGCATCCTTCAAAGGAAGTGTCTCATTTTATTCACGACTATGTCACCGCTGGTCGGTCAAGCCACAGGCTTCTCACTTTGATCAAGCTTCATCTGAAGTTCTAAATCCCAAGGCCGCTCCTCAGAAATTCGCATCATCATCCGATTCAATTCTCCAATCCAAATGGAGTCTTTAGCGGCTTCGGCCACCATTTGCGCGGCCCCCACGTAATCTGAATCAAACGGATTAAGAGATACCAAGTGATGCATCTTTTGTTTCGCCTTTTCAAGGTGGCCCGATTTCACTTCGGCGATTCCAACCTGCGCAAGTAATCGATACGACACATGGCCAATTTCGCGCAGCACCTCATAAGCCTTCTCCAAGTCTACCTTAAGAGTATTTTTTTCAGCCTGCTCAGTAAAGTGATTGCAGATATTATCCATCTCTAGATCCACCGATTGTCGAAATGCCAGGCTGCACGGATCCATTTCGACCAGCGAACGAAACATCTGCAAGGATTCAAAGTAATTCTCCTTACGCCCCTCAACGATGGCCCAAATGTAATAGAGTTCCTTTAGGTTCGAGTTGAGCGGACCGTCCGATTCCATTTTCCCAATCACTTCAGCCAAATGCCTCTCGATGACTTGCACTGGAGTATCTCCAAGCAAGGCCTTTCTCAGTACGCTTAACTTCTCCTTCATGATGTAGACCTCTTTCGCAGTAAGGTCTATTTTTACATAGGGCCGGCCAATGCGAGCCGGCGGTTCAATAACATAATCAATTAATTGTTGGTTTTGTGTCTTCTGGGCAATAATCTCGACTTGATCGCGAAGTCCCAATAGCCGGGGACTCAGACAACCAAGGGTAAAGCCAATTTTCCGGCCTCGGCAAAACGCTGATAGCCAACCAGAAATTTTAAATACTCAACTTGGTGCCAAATATGCAACGCCGATTCTCGTTTTAAGATATCATACAAGAGTTCAATCATTGGGTTTAGAGCGTCCTGGTGCATGAGATCTGAAAGCGCAGATGGTGCAGCTCGTAGCATAAAATCCCGCACCTGCTGCAACGAAAGACTAGTTGGCATTCTGCGCAGGCCATCCAACAAAGCATTGTAAGCCTGCACAATCTTTCCATCTGAAAAAAGCGACCCCGTTTTTAAAACCACCAATGTATCTCCACATATTCTTGACTCGTCAGGATTTAGTTGCGCTTCAAGTTCAGCCAACTGACTCAAACTAAGCGCTACATCGCGCTTAAAACCCCGCCAACAACTGACCAAGAACCTTCTCCCTATCTGCTGCTACACATTCAGTCCTCATAAACCTCCCGAACGATTTTCTTCAGATGAAGTCCAAAAAAAATGCCGCATTCATAGCACAAGCTTAGTTATCTCCCCGCAGCTCTCTTAGATATTCATTCACCGTTGGTATATACTCACATGCCTCGTCCCAACCACCATCACAGGACAGTCTCAGATATTTAAGGCCGATCTCATCATGCCCCCTCAACCCCATTGCACATGCCAAGCGGGAAGCTCTCTGGATCTTTAAGGTACTCACAGAATCTCATCAGGTAATGCAGACCGTGTCGACACCTTCCCTGCACTGCTCACCATATTTTGTAAAACTCGTCAGATGGCTGAACTGACGACAACCTCTGCCCACCAATGGCAATCTGCGGGACACCTAAAACTCCGATCAGCAAACCTCCTACAATTAAATTTAAGAACGGCCTCGCACCCATATCCACCCCCTTTTGTGCCTTCAGTATGCCCATATACGGCGACAGTTAAGGTCAGATTCAATTTGAGATTCAATTTGAAATTCAGTTTGATACACCTCTCAAGACTGGATGCTCAGGGCCTCAAGAAATGTGAAACATCAGCATCATAAACTATGAGTGTCTCTCCGTATTTGTTGAGACACACTATTTTTAAGCCACTGCTCGATTGGACAATGAATTTCGAATAAGACAGATCTGGGTGAGCTCCATAGGGAAACTCGGCGAACCCAAGCCATTGACCCAATTGATTCCCAACCAAATCCGTCGATTGTTGTCCAAGAACCAGATAGATCCGTCATTAAAACCGAATAGGTCAATTGCAGTGGGTAGGGCGTCAACCCCGAAATCGAGGCAGCTGACTAGTTCCAAGTCAAAACCAAGCCGGATGATCCATCCCATGTTCTTATTTGAGATCCGGCCGCGTAAAAAAATTTAGTTCCATAGAATCAACGCGAAGTAAGGTCAAGTACCCATTACTTGTGGTAGGAAACCACTGCGCGGGCAATTTTGGTGGAGAAATTTCACCACCGCGTGATGGGGGCAATCCAGTGTTTTGATCAATGGTTCTGCCGTCTTCTGGTTGGCTGCCGACGGGTGGGAGACCGGTGTCCCCAGATGGACCGCATGCCATTGCAAAACGACTGACATAATATAGGGTGAGAAGAATCGCAAGCTCCTCATCTACTTACCCCCGTCGTTCCATGTGCAGGTTATCCAATTGCTGTCGCCTGTACTTTACCGTATTCGCGCCAATCATATTGGTGAAACGAGATCCAGAAATCATATTCTGAATCCATGTTCAGATAGCCAAAACGAATGCCCTTCCGGTTGGCTTTATTTCCTAAATTGGATCTCAGCTAAGTACAAATATGGATTTGGGAGTTCAACCACACGCTTGTGCCTTATTTGGCCTAACTCGGGCATAATATATATGCCTGCTGATGAATTCGTGAAATAGATCGGTAGCCCAATAAACGACCCCGATCCTTCGATCGCGTAATGATCTGTCATATCACTGGTCTCTGTGTATTCTGTCGCAACATCATACGTAATGCCCACGCAAAACCAAATGCCAAAGAAATCTCTCTCGTCAGTCCAAACTGCGCTGTTGGAAGTCCATATTGAGCTGGGAGCCGACTCCACTGAATATCCAAACACACTGCAGCCAGCCAGGCCTCTTTTGAAAGCCCGCTGGTTCGCTCACAGAATCAAATGAATTTGGTAATAAAATCTGAAGTCGTGTGCGATAAATCCTCGGTAATCAAATTTCGTTTTGTTGGATTTAGCTCAAAGTGAACCCATCTCAATTCGTCCTTCTGAACCTCAATCAATTGAATTTGTGTTTCAAATCCCTTTAATCTCGCTTCAATGCGAGCTGGTTTTCCAACAAGGACCTGGATGGGTTGAGTTGATGAATTGCGATGGCTGATGCCATCAACAACAACCTCAGCCCACCTGGGACTAACATTGATTCTCAAAGTGCCCATCGCCGGCAGTAGTTTATGATGAACCTTGTGATTGACTCCCAAAATCAAAATGGTGTCGGTTTCGACATCTTGGTAATTCTCGTGCGTAAGATGAATTTTGTGAACGCCAGCTGACAGCACCCCCGCTACTCTTAGCGGCGTCACCCCCCATCTTTCAGAATCGATGAATACAGGGATGCCAAGGGGCTCTGATGTCAGCTCTCAAAATAGTTGAATAGCTCATCTCTGGTTGTCCAACTTCATTGAAGTGAATTGGTTCAGCCGCGCCAGATCTCTTTGCCGCTCATTTTCAAGGCAATCTGATGCAGAGGATACCGAAATAAAAATCCAGACGCTAACCCGACCGCTATTACTTTCAACAAAGCTGTCTATTTGCTCAAAATCAACAAGGCGAACCCTCGGGAAAATCTC encodes:
- a CDS encoding FecR domain-containing protein, giving the protein MDKIGFAAVALFLCSFAFAGEGLTVVKKSGQVRYNQKEVKAGEFLPLGGLMEVGSTDESFVDLTYPEGHRLRLKKNTKVNLIALGTKNASQIDITIGQVFAYFVKDKKAENIQIKTKSAVVGVRGTKFLVEASEEKGTYVCVCEGVVNVRGVGDHSKDGERTVKANQDLWARPGKSMGIPIDSPDMSKMTTAEFADMGVQ
- a CDS encoding PEGA domain-containing protein, whose protein sequence is MTSEPLGIPVFIDSERWGVTPLRVAGVLSAGVHKIHLTHENYQDVETDTILILGVNHKVHHKLLPAMGTLRINVSPRWAEVVVDGISHRNSSTQPIQVLVGKPARIEARLKGFETQIQLIEVQKDELRWVHFELNPTKRNLITEDLSHTTSDFITKFI